The Ciconia boyciana chromosome 7, ASM3463844v1, whole genome shotgun sequence region CAGCCCCTTTACCGAGAGCGTTCATGCTTGCTGGTTACGGCAGCGTGCATGGAGCGGCAGGGATATGGGAATACAGTTGGAGGGCAGAGGCTATGGTGCTACTAATGCCTGTGGCCACCACGGACACTGCGGCAGGAACTGAAATGTGCCCTAGGCTCTGTGGACAGCAGGTCAGGCTGCTCCAAATGTCCCACCCCAGCAGATCCCCTCATCCCTGCACCCCATCTCCCACCTGCAAAGATCCCTGTCACCCAGCGAGCCTGCATTTCTGCTCCCACCATCACAGAGCCAGTCAGCTGGACTAAGCCGATGATGGCCAGCGTCGGCTTttccagctggggagggaagatgCGTTTATAGAGGGAACGGCTATCATCAAAGAGGCTGCGAACCGACTCTTCAAGGAAGGGAAATGAGAAGATGTAGCCCGTGGCAAAGAGCACCACATCgatgttttcttcagttgttcCATCTTCAAAAACAGCAGAGCTTTCGGTGAACTCCTTCACGTTTGGCTTCAACACAACAGTCCCAGAGAGGAGGCAAAATGGCAGCTCTTCGTTGATAATTATCTTAAAGTTGGAGCTTGCAGGTGGAAAAGAAGACAGCAATGTTAGCATCTGGGAGGGACCCGAAACATCTTTTGTGGCCAGAGTTCCCCTCCAATGGTTTGCTATTCCACAAATATctcctgaaattaaaaactgaacatTTCACGCCATTAAAACCCCCTGACTAACCAACAAAGTAGTCAGAAAAAACACCTTTTGGTGGAAGCCAAGCCATAGTTCATGTGGTTAAACCACGAATTGAACTTCCGAAACCTGATCCTCTTCGTGAGGGCTGATGGGAGAAGCCAGTCGAGAAAGTGGTTGAAGCGGGTGGTGCTGACCATGTCGAAGGGGAAGCCGTGGTCCGAGACCCGGCTGAACACCCACGTGCTGCCCCTGGTGCTGAGGAACACCTGCGGGAGAAGGCAGGTCTCAGCCTCCTGCCCAGACATCTTGTTGCCAGTTTTGCCCTGAATGGCAAATCCCATCTCCTGCACTTGGGAGCTGAGAGGATTATCCCGATGGAAGGAGACGGTGTCTGGATGAACCGAACAGCTCATGGTGGCTTCTACAAAGTTCCCACAGCTGTTGAATGGCCACTCCTCAGGTGGCCCAAAGTCTCCAGGAATTGCAGAGCTGCTTCAATTGCCCTCAATTTGAAGTGCTATTTATTGACAAACCTGGTGGGCAAAGCTTCCTGTGCATACCCCAAGCCACTGGCTCTAGTGGTCCCTGGCCAGGCTCGGCACCGCCACGGAGCTGTACCTTCGCAGCCACGCGGCTCAGCTCCACGGAGAGGTCGCCACCGGTATTGCCAATGCCGACCACGAGGACCCGCTTTCCCCGGAAAGCCTCCTCGTCTTTGTATTCCTGGCTGTGGAGGTACTGGCCTTTGAAGCGAGTGTCGATACCTaggcagagagcagggagcATCTCCTACTGCCAGACACATTTGCTTGCCCCAGACTCGTGCCTGGACCCTCTGCAGCCCCCGACCCTCCACCTCCCACCTCTGCTTGCAGCCGAGAAGCCTATGGAGGTCTTGGCTCCCTGGGTGATGCCACCCTCCTGCACCTCCTCAGCTCAGTCCTCTTTGCAAATTCTTATGCAAGAGCCTGGCTGCATGTTTACAAGGTGTTTTTCCCATTCATGGGAACATCCCCCACCATTCCCGCAGGATGAGGGTCCCGCCTGCCCCAGCATGGGGGCTTCATGGAGCAGGCAGGctcacagtgaaaaatgcaGCCAAgggacccatgggtgctgggtgaAACCCTGTGGGGGCACCCTGCTGCCAAGGCAGGGCTTACCTGGGAAAGAAGCCAATGGTAAGTAGGGCTCCTGGTAATGGCCAGTGCAAACCATGACGGCATCGAAGATGTGCGACTCCTGAACGCCATCGGTCTCGGTGACCACCTCCCACTGGCCCGAGGTGGCAAAATCTGGGCGCTTCCTGACACTGAGAGCTGTCGTCTTGCACCAAAGTCCAACAAAACAGCAGTCAGGGACTGCACCGTGTTTCGGAGAGGACCTGCCTGCAAAGCgctggggctgccaggggcaggctgggtccctggggagctgcatGTCACCGCTGAAGCTGTTAAATCCCACCCTGCACCTTTCCCCTGGTGATGGCATTGACCCCCTCATGGGATGCACCAGGCAGCCCATGTTTGAGCAGTCTAATTTCAAATATGGAGCCAAAAAGGCTGCGTTCAGGATGCAAAAGGCGTGTGGTCCTTGTGGGATTGCACCCAGCATTGTGCCGTCCCACCTGGGCAATGCCCCAGTATCTGCAGCCCCTGATGGCTCTTCTCCCCATGGCATTTGTGGTCCCCGCTCACCTTGAAGCGTATGTGCTGCAGGAGGTCGAAGTGCTGGGCGTACATCCGAAAGTACTCCAGGAGGCGGCTGTGGGGTAGGAAACAGGGAAAATCCTCCGGGCAGGGGAAGTCGCTGAAGCAGGACATCTCTTTGGAGGTGTTGGTGATGACCGAGCGGTACACACTGACCCTCCCACCATCCATGGAGTCCTGTGTGAAGCCAGCAGTGCTGTTTGCAGGTGTGCGGGGAAGGACTTTCTCCCACCAAAGTATTTgagtatttttcctctttgtatttGGGTACAAGGAATAAACCAGGACTAGCACCTGGTGACCATGGCTTCTGctccctccatctccttctCCACCTTGGAGTCAGGGGGAGTCCCGAgcctgggacagggacagtCCCCGAGGGCATGGCCACCCTTTCCTCTTTGCTGCAGGCAAAGGGCATCCGAGGGAAGGGCCAAAACCCAGGGGCAATCCTCCCCACGCAGGCAGAGCCCACTGACCGTGTAGCGCCAGAGCCCCCCGATGTCCTCGCTCCTCTCGAAGCAGGTGGGCTCCAGCCCCTCGTCCAGGCAGCACTTGACAGAGGCCAACCCGCCGACCCCGGCCCCGATAATGGCCACGCGCCGCACCATGCTGTCCTGCAGCAGGCAACGGGCCGACGTGCGAgcaactggaaataaaatagcCCGGAGATTAGCAGAAACACCAGTCCCTTCTTCCCATCCCCAGAAAAACACCCCTAGTCTTCTCTGGCTGCAGATATCCGTGGAGGAAAACCGTCCTTGGAGAAAGCCATCACCAGCTCCTGACTCGAGCGTTACAGACGGACACTGCTCATTACCCTTTCTGCTGTGCTAAGCCCACACTGAGGGCCCAGCAATTCCCCTCCTGCAGGCGGGAGGAAAGGAGGCACTTTTAAACCTCACTGCGCTGCTGCTTCTATTTATTCTCTTTCCTGGCCCAAACCAGGGCATACAAAGAAAGGGACGGGGTTTGCAGCTATCTGCTTCTGCTTGCACAAAGTGATCCTCCTGAAACCTCTTCAAGAAACAAGGTCAGCTAAGCTGGCTTGTTTTCAcgctttcctttttaatttcccaTTAAAGGgcattttcttgaaaacacaaaggttggtttttttttaaaaaaaagtgatgccTGATTgagcaggagcacagcacagTGATTCAGAAGTTAGACAGCATCGTGAAAGTGCAGCTGGGATTACAGAATATACAAAAGGTAAGAAACCCAGGAAACGCAGGGTATAAATGGGAGGAACTCAAAGCTTGGGGTGTGTAAACTGAGCTGCACCAAGCTTgactggaaagcaaagaaactaGGAAGAAAACGAACCCACGTGAACTTTGATTAGATAACAAACACTCCTACTGCAGAGTCTGAAGAAAGAATCATTTATAACTCTTTTTCTACCCGTTTTGTGTCAAAAATTAAGTTAACATAAACAGGAACTGGAGGAAACTGCAGAAAGCCAGGGAAAAATGAGGGAGgcgcaaaaaaacccctctgcatCCAAAAGCCCAGCCTGAGCCGCTCCTTGATCTGCAGGAACAGGGCAGGACATACCAAAACTTGCCTGTCCCTGTTTCCAGAGCCTTCCTTGGCTTTGGGAAAGGGTAGCGATGTGCCTGGGGTGCTAGTCACCCATCTTTTCTAGTGCTACCTGCAGACAGCTTTGCGCCAGAGGGTCCCTGCAacaccccctctccccccaccagcAGCGAGGTGAAGCCAGCGGCGAACGCCAAAACCCCGCAGAGCTGGCTGCCCACTTTTAAAGCCTGCAAAACCCAGCCAGAGAGAAGCGAGGAGCAAACCTTGTGGGGCAGTGCTGTGCCTTCGCTGCTCAGGCTTCGGCTGAACTTTGCTTCAAGTTTCTCTGGCCACAGATTTAAAGGAAAGGCTGAAGTCCGGGCAGCTCGCCACAGCTCTTGCACCACTGACCTTTACACCGGCGTTCCCCCGCCTCCGCTGTGCTTAAATGCACTGGTAGAAAGTTCTCAACCTCCCCGCAGCAGTGCCAGGTGGAAATCTGGACCGTCATCCCAAGGGCTGTGCTTGCAAGGACTCCCAtgctgcagcttgctgctgctccagccctggcagcagcttgGGGTTGTCCTGATCCATCCCTCCTtgtgctgcctgcactgggCAGGCGCTCACTTGGCATCCCCAGGAAATCAGCAAAACGTGCTCCCTTTGCCTGCATGCCAGCAGATAGCATGGATCTGGGACATGGGGCACAGTGCAGCCTAATTTTTGGTGGTCAATGAAAGCCCTTGCAGCCCCAGGCTTGTGGGTTGCCCGCGGCACCTGCTggcgcagccccagcccaggcacaggACCCCCCAGCTCTTCCCGTGCACACAGGGAGATGACAAGGTGGCAGCCTGCAGCACGCTCCTGGCACAGCCAATGACATTTTATTGACTGAAAGTCTCTCTGCACACAAAATGAAGCCCCAGGATTGTCCGGTGGTGGGGAGTGCAGGCAAGTGGAGCTGGGAGTGCTCAGCCCCGCAGGGTACCAGCCCCAGTCTCAGGGTTTACAAACCACCACAACCAGGGCCCTTAAGCTGGAAAGATGCACCGATTCAACCCAAACTGGGAGTTTTGGGTCATAGGGTTTAAGGTTGGAAGAAGGGACATACCTATGACCTGCATACCCAGCCCAGATAAGCCCTTGCTGGACTAAAGACCCCAGTTCTCAGGTGACTTGGGGCAGGGCTGGACACCTGTGGCCCTTTCCATCTGTGACACCCAAAGCCATTTTTGCTAGTCTTGTCCTCGCTGCATCCTGGCCAGCGTGGTCCAGGCACGGCCATGCCAcacagctgtgctctgctcatggccgcaggcaggagagcagcagagaggagataAATGCTGGGGGGAGGCTGCCATCCCCAGCTAATCAGGTCTGCAAAGCTGTGCTTAGTGATAAGCTGGAATAGAGAGAGGTTTGTGCTGCTGgttaaagttttaaatttgtTACGATCTGCTGAAATCCCTTTCCCCCTGTCCCATGGCACTCTGTGGAACTGTCTGATGTGAGATAACATTCCCAAGGACAAGAAAAAACCTAAACAGGCTCTAAAATCTactgaaaaccaaaaaccagggcagccagcagcaggagaaaccCCACCACAGtcaggagagaagggaaggggctggaggagctggcgGGGACTCGCGTTCTTGTGGGCTTCAGGGTCCGGTCCCACTGGGTGAGGATGGCCTGgcgtgccccctcccagtgcccagggCCCCCCAGACGGTACTGGTAGGGGGTGCAGGGGCCAAAGAAAACAGTGAGGGCCAGCCGGgggtctctgcagagcagccccagcacgcTGGGCTTGGCGCCAATGAAGGAGGCGAGCTTGTCCATGTAGACCAGGCAATCGGTTTTGAGGACTTCATCAAAGGACAGACCGAACCTTAATGaattggagaagaaaaagaggtggGAGAAGGATTGTTGTCAATGGGGCTGAAAGGAATTGGAGGTCAGAAGCTCTGCATCCGTGCTGTTATTACATCTGAACGCAACTGGGTTCCTCTTAGGAAAGGACTGGGCGTACGTGCAGTGGGAACCAGGGTCTGTCTGGTCCTGAATCCTGCCCATGACACAGTACGCGTAAAGTGATGCTGGGTCTGGTACACACCTTTCTCACGTGCATCAGTTGGTCCTTTACTTCATCACCCACAAGTTGGATCTGGACCCCCGCTCTTCACTTTTGTGGACCTTTTCTAAAAGACTTTGTCAAACCAGTTTTgtgtggttggttttgtttttttttactagtttCCTTTTGCGCTGTGCAGAGGAGTCACGTGCAGCATGAGAAAGGTGGCACCCTTTAGTTTCCCTCACATTCGTTCCCACTGAGTATTGCAAAAATGTGTGGTGAATTGAATAATTGCTTCCAGTTCACCTTCCCTGCAGAATTCGCTACTTCGTGTCCCAACTTCAGCTGTTTAGCCTTGTATTATACATCAATTGTTCTGTGCAATTCTGTATTTCATCCCTCTATACCTTTTCTACTACAGCCATCTAGAGGAACCATGGATTAATGTATCGCCTAGTTTCATGGTTTTATCTCATTAATTTCCTAATAATTCTTAGCCTCTGATTTGACCTTTTGCCTGCCTGTGAACTATGTGCTGAGACACCTATTCACAGTGATTCAGATCTCCATGCTGAGAGGTGAGAAAATTTGTACATACACCTcgggttggcttttttttgccccctgctgaattactttgcatttattaCCATTAATTTCTCTGCTATTTTATATCTCTCTGTCTCTGGGGACCCCAGCACACTTCCCCAACTCCCAAGCAAGCTTTAGTCTTGACTAccctgaattaatttcttcccGTCATCAACAGGCAAAATATCAGCATCAGATCAAAGGTTATGTTGGCTCAGTGCAAGCGAATAAGGCAGTGGCTGAATCTGGGCATCCCCCCGTCGCCTCCGCTACACGTGCAGGGAGCAGCCACAGACTGAGCTGTGTTGCTGCCCCCCAAAATCCCGGGACTTTTCAATCCACTGAAAAAACTTCAGGGCTCCAGGGACTGGCTTACCTTTGCACTTGGTTTCTCTTCTTCTCATTTACTTCGTTCTCCATGACAGACTGAGGAGGCAACTGACACAAGCCTAGAAAAGAGGAGAGCATCCTGCAGTGTTTAACTCCCGGGGGGATTTTGGGTACTCATTCAGCAATGCAAAACGTAGGAAACCcttgcccaggagggcaggaAAGCCTCATCACTGGATTTAGCTCGGCAGTGGCAATTTGCCAGAGACCAGCCCTCCATGGTGGTACGATTTCACCTAcactttttcctgctcttacaGATTTGTGCTGTCAGGGCACAGGCGATGTTGTGGGGTGAGATGGGCCATGCAAGCCCCAGGGAGCGCTATCCCAAAGAGAAACCCCAGAGTTCCCCTGGCTCTGTGGAGGACCCTTGATACAGCCCTCCACACCAGCCCAGTGGGaggctattattattattcctattaaaaaacaaacaaacaaaacccaaacaaaaaataccagTAGGTTTCTTTCCTCGCCCCAATAATTGCAAATAATTCCTCTTGTGGGGCAATGGGACTCTTCTCCTCTGGTAGTCATCATGGACAAAGCACTCTGTCCCTTAAAGAGCAGTGAATTCTGCCAGGATGGATCCACCACCGTATCTTAAAGACAACTCTTATCTGTGCATCTAAGTTTACATATCCATCTCTGTGCTCtgacttctaaaatattttagagagaAAATACTGTCTTGAACAACCTAGTTTAGACCGTGGTTTGCAGGCTTAGGTGCAGGACTGCACATCAGCTGAGTCACAGTAAGGAACAGAGTGCATGCTCTCAGCTTGCAGCAGGTGGGGTACAAAGCATTAGCTTAAAAGCATCAGCTTAATGGgcaaaaaaaagtgatttaacATAGATGTAATGAACTTGCATATAGCTTGGACCAATCATGCACTCATGTTGTAGTTCAGCTGAAGTTAAATAACTTGGGAAGTCTGAGCCCTAGAAATGGTCCGTTGTCCGCTTTGAAGTGAGCTTCAGGGTCCCCAGGGACTGAAATCCCTCTTGGTGCATGGAGGGGCAAGACGTGTCCAGTTTGAACTGCATTTTGGTACACGGGAGAGCTCACATTGGCTATCCTACCTTTGAAGACACGGGTCACCCAGCGTGCTTGCATCTCTGTCACGGGCATGATGGCTCCTAATGGCTTGATCAGCCCAAGGACGGCCAGGGTGGGCCTCTGCAGGTGGGTTGGGAA contains the following coding sequences:
- the FMO4 gene encoding dimethylaniline monooxygenase [N-oxide-forming] 4, with the protein product MVRRVAIIGAGVGGLASVKCCLDEGLEPTCFERSEDIGGLWRYTDSMDGGRVSVYRSVITNTSKEMSCFSDFPCPEDFPCFLPHSRLLEYFRMYAQHFDLLQHIRFKTTALSVRKRPDFATSGQWEVVTETDGVQESHIFDAVMVCTGHYQEPYLPLASFPGIDTRFKGQYLHSQEYKDEEAFRGKRVLVVGIGNTGGDLSVELSRVAAKVFLSTRGSTWVFSRVSDHGFPFDMVSTTRFNHFLDWLLPSALTKRIRFRKFNSWFNHMNYGLASTKSSNFKIIINEELPFCLLSGTVVLKPNVKEFTESSAVFEDGTTEENIDVVLFATGYIFSFPFLEESVRSLFDDSRSLYKRIFPPQLEKPTLAIIGLVQLTGSVMVGAEMQARWVTGIFAGWNKLPPASRMMADVLKKKPPVKRNQSERENLKMSFISYTDEIASCAGVKPSVLRLLLTDPRLALAIFFGPCTPYQYRLVGRGKWSGARDAILTQWQRTLKPLRTRVVDDSSDSSSGWRWMCLLALPVALTAGFLLSKYPRLGWSPWAGPQL